The Malus domestica chromosome 08, GDT2T_hap1 genomic interval cttttattttctttattacttAAATCGTGGGTTTTTCGATGGGGGATTTGTAAACTTTTGAGAAGGAGGATtaaaaagataaaacaaaatgGTGATCACAAGAAAAATTAAGTAGGATTTTAAGTGCAAATTTGGGGTTCAAATTTGAATCcatctcttcttttttcttttcataataCTTTTTGGGGATTGTAAGTGATGAATTTGGCTTTTTTATGGCAAttaattttcatattattttctatttcatgctacattattattattattattattagtattGTTGTGTAATTTGTCTTCCAATTATGTGGCATTTGGCTGAGTGTAATAAGTGCATACTTTTCAGTGAAGGCCAATGAACAGAGCATCACTAAAATGCCCTAATTAGAACACAACCTTTGATTACACGGTAGAATCTCTCGTAATTAGGCAGCTCGGTTGCATTTCTCGTAATTACGTGTAATTGTGCATTCAAGGATAACAGAACCAAAAATGCTAGctgttttgctttgcttttaaGCTGTTTTTATGGTGTTATGATTCTTCTTCTCCGCTCTACGTTTTGTTTTGGAGCGATAATTTGTTTACCTATCTCTCTCATGTTCTTTGATTTGGAATCTTGATGctagaaacaaaagaataagtgcagaagaagaagaataatgaGTGCGAAATCACTTTGCTTGTATTCGTGTGTCCCATCAACTCAAGTTAGAGAACAAATTTCCTAGAAAAGTGCTTTTCTTGGGTAAAATACTTGTCTACGCATTTAGGTGGAAAAAGTAAAAGGCAGTGCTGTTCATGCACGCACCTCTTTTTATATTTCTCACATAATTTCTgtcatttaattttctttaatttatttgtttgctCGACCGGATGTGTGAAAGATAAAAATTGTTTGCTCGACCGGATGtgtgaaagataaaaaataatgtgTAGATAACATCATCTAAAGTAATAGCACAAAACCTGCGGAAATCTAGTGATCAGATGAAAAAAGAGGGGCGGTGGATTTTAGTGGCTGTCCTTACCAATTACGATGGACTTTTTACACAGAATCTCACAGATAGATACATTGACCTCTTTCGAGTCTCTCTGATTTGGTAACTGTGAGTTTTTCATGTTCACATTAATAAAGTGGCGTTAtttacacatttatttttatctttcatatatttttttattttttatcgtcagattaaatgaatttaataaaattaaaagataaaaatgtataaaaagttaaaaaaaaaaaacgtatgtGAATAGTACTGCCCGAGgagaatatataataaaaccCTAGTTGTTTTTGGCATTCAATAAGCTCACGCCACTCTCACTGACTCACTGGTTTTTGAGGTACTAGAAATCTAAGGGGTACCCACTTCTTTAGGTGACCTTAATGGATTTGATGGCCCTCTGGTCAACTCTCATATGCCCTATATACTTTCGGTAAAAAGGATATTATTGTTTACCAGCAAATGTGTCTTTGTGATATACTTTCGGTAAAAAGGATATTATTGTTTACCAGCAAATGTGTCTTTGTTGGTGCTGATTAGTATAGCACATCGTGCTCGAGTGCTCCAAATCCAATGTCCTCATTTTCTACTACCTTCAAATAACTAAGGACAAGGGGTCCTAGGTGACGTGGCGTCCTCGGGCGTGAGCTGATTATGATCGTTTATGTTTTGTGAGTTTCACATGCATGTATGGCTAGATTAGCTCGCATTTGTGTGCATGATTGATCTTAATCAGCATGTTTTTCAATAAGCATACGAATTAGGGAACATGTTGAGCAAGATCTTATGGATTCAAATGATATATTCATAACGGATTAATCGCACTTATGacaattatctttttgttaCATTAGAATGTCGAACTTTAAACctatttgtaatcctaaaacaTTTCCTCATTCTTCTGAGTCTTCTCACTACTTGTGCGCTCACTCTAGTGACAAAATGATAACTATTTTGTGGTCCGCTATCATATTACGCTCATATGTTGTATACTGAAGTTCCATATGACAAATTTGATTTGCCAGGCTGTTGTTTGTTAGAAATGAGAATAATAATAGCATCTGTTAGAACGTTTGCCTCTCTAAAAACGTACTTGATGTTTTTCAAGATACGATCGTGAAGGAGAAGAACCcaccctttttctttttgtgggTAATAATAAGAATGGTATATAATTGGATTACATTTTGGTAAGTAGACTTGATTTGCAAGTAAAAACGTGATTACCCCAATCATGGTGGTGTCTACTGAAAATGATTAAGACTAGACCTTAGATATGCAAACTTGATCGCATTTTTGGTACATTATTTGTGAAActatttttataaaagaatGATGCGTTAGTATTGCGATTAATTTTATGTGTCTAATTAGCATTACATTTTACAATaaatgattttggttttgacaatAAAGCACTAAGTGTATTTGAAACAATGAGATGTCGTATATTCGAAACAACTATATTTAATGATTCATTTGTTTGCCTCCTTTCCTTTTGATTGGGATACATCGAACTATGGAAGACAAGTTcacttaatcaacaaatattaaTAATGGCAAGTTGCCATTTGTCACAATGGTGAAAAGGTTATGAACTTTGCATAACAGCGTGAGTTCAAACCCCGTaggtgactaatctaacaaaatatatcgtttgacaaacaaacaaaaaataataataataatgcagAAGACACCACACACACTCATAGTGGTTATAAGCAGACACAATTAAAGTaatgaaaatcaaaacaaatgaaGTTGTCTCTTTTAATACTTACTGGCAGTGGCCACCACCCTCCCTACCACCTCAGAGTCGACCTCCCAAAACGTGTTTATAGCAACAACAAAAAACCTGCACCAACAAATGAACCCTTATTTATTATAAATACTTTACCCCACTCACATATTAGGAAAAATCTTGTGTAGCGGTGTCTAATCAAGTTATCTGAATGTTTCGTTGCTTTCGCATAAGAATGTAGGACTATTATGTACGTCAATTTCACACGACGCTTTATTTGATAGTTGTTTTGTTAGAATATGAGTATGATTTTGAATGCTACGAACTGGTTGTAGCGTTTTAAATTGATATGTAAAGGTCTTGTTGAAGAGTTTAAACTTGCTCTAATCTggtttggattgaaactttaaTTAAATCTTAATACTCAGCACTCATAGATGGGAATTGTGTATCGTCTTCTTACATTGATTTTAATAGGAACATTACAAGATTGTTTCAATATAGATAGTAATCGTTGCTCTCACAAAATAAACACTCAATATTGAACTAAAAACTATTATTAACTTAAATacttttaattttgcatgagaGAAGAATGTGTACTATTTAGAGGTCTGCTTTTAACTTCTCCTTCTACGTTAGTCTTACACCTTCTAAGCAGACAGACCTATCGAATATCTCATCTAGAAACTCTCCCGCAGTTTTGGAACACTCTTTGGAGTCATGACAAATTAACAAGTGGACTCAACCCATTCTTGTTTacaagaaatttttagttataacGGGAACAcaaatggtacatcacgtgtttttatgtaagtggtgggaaattttattttttaagttattaactttttaacacacacatctcaccatttatataacgacacgtgatgtactatcTCATGTGACGGTTACATTGAAAAACGTCTCATCGTTTACCCAACGTCTCTTTTTTTTCCGTCTCAAGAGCTAGTTACTGGCCGTAATTTACCAATCTTGTAACTGACTCTCTTTTTgtttgagagattttttattATGACCGAAATATAGAATAGTATATTACGTACAAACATGGTccgaaatgccgataatatcggcgatatatcgccgatattatcggtttttaggGGAAccgattttttttcaatatccaAATGATTTtcgggataatatcgcgatattatcgataatatcgcgatattatcgaaattatcgataatatcggaacTGGCCTACttggagaagaacgccggagctgtAAAAGCTCCGACCGACTATAAAACAggaccctagactccgatctaggtatgaaaatgaaatagaagacgagatGAACGTTTTTATATATGAAGTTTGCCGTGAAACCGTCGGATGTGTTCGGAAAGTGAGTCGACACGCACGGCCTTGCTGGAGTTCGCCGAGTTGCAGAgacgagaaggagagggagaaagacgagattgctgatgatgatgggtgtgcgtgtgtgtatgtgggtctcggaccctcggtgcagagagaaaggagagagacgaCGGCGGCGACGAGGGAGAAGCAGAAGCTGATCTGCCGATGtgggtctctgtgcgtgtgtgtgggagtgGGAGAAGGATAGATGATGATCAgttgggtgggtgggtgggggtGGTTTCTCAGGTGGGGGTGCCGAGATCTAGCGGAAGGGAGGGATAACGGAGGAAGGCGGAGGGGGTCGGACATGCGGAGAGTGAGGAATTTGAGAGAATatggatggagagagagagataggcgACTAAAAGGCAAAGTGGGAATAAAAGGGAAAGAGTCTGACGGCAATAGGGATTTTGATAGGTTATGAAGAAAGATGCTGGGTTGGGATTTTTTGCATTTTTGGGAATTAAGTGGGACTCTTTCTTTGCAATTTTCTTAATGCCCATTTTgcattttgaaaataaaataaaataaaatattgttttCAATCACAATTTTACATAAtttaagagcatcttcaatataaattttaaataaaacccccacAAACATATAATTCTTAAatcaaaaaaataaagggtaataagtcactcatgtatcttaccatgcaatgtataaagtgtaaaatattgtactaattcattatatataaatgattatgatgtgtttaaaattctttcattaattactacatattttctacactcacaatgtttgtcagctcgttatataatcaacttaaattagttaaatccatcatgcaatgcatttccttccaattttttatgataaactaatagataattgactaaataaacatcctgcaaagtttcaataaaaatttccaagtttttccttacaatttccgtggtttccatgtaatttttatcgatatcgatattatcccgatatttccatcgatatttccgtgttttcagattaccgatattttcaatattaccgatatttaataccttgcgTACAAATGATAGAATGCatttgttaaaaagttaataacttttcTTAATACTACTGTATTCTGGTGCCAATgaaaattttctgattttgtttccctcttccttctctttcttccccAACTTTCTTGAGAATCTGAAGCAAAATCAACAGAAAAATGTTGCAGAAGCAGAagagttttcattttttctcaCTATTcttattcttctccttcttctctctctctctctcaaacccaGAAACCACCGCCCTGCTGGCATTAAAATCCTCCACCGACACCTTCAATTCGCTCTCCTCTTGGGTCGCCTCCTCCGACCCCTGCTCCGGCACTTGGTTTGGCGTCGCTTGCGACCCGGCGACCCGCCGAGTCACCAGAATCGTTCTTGAGAACCTCAACCTGACCGGTTCGGCTCACCAGCTAACCCAACTCGCCCACCTCAAGCTTCTTAGCCTCAACCGCAATCGCCTCTCCTCCTCCCTCGACTTCTCCGCGTGGCACAACCTCAACCACATGTACCTCTCCCACAACCGCTTCGATGGAGCCCTTCCAGCCGGAATCTCCCGCCAACGCCACCTCCCGCGCCTCGACCTATCGCACAACCAATTCTCCGGCGAAATCCCACTGGCCGAGTTCGCTCAGCTGCCTCACTTGCTAACTCTCCGCCTCGAGTCCAACTCGTTCACCGGCGGGTCCCGTCTAGTGGCAATGGGCCTGGTGGTGGGCCCAGAGAAAGCGAAGACATGGCGGTGTTGGAAGGGTGCAGGGGAGTCGACAAGGTGGGCGATCTGCTGAAGGCGTCGGCGGCTATGAAGCATGGATACGGATACGGATACGGCGATATGATACGACACGACACGGTGATATGAAAAATctccaaaaattaaaatacgatACGCTATGGATACGGTAAATAAAAATGTTTATATCAAtaaaaatatacattttaaaacataattcatcattcaaattcaagtaCATTTGagttgttaaagaaagaaagttCGAAATCTAATCCTCTTTATACAGTAGAAGAAGTGTGAGAGTCATATTCatggttttaattagagggaagCTCTTTGTATTTAGCAACTTTCAATTATAGATGTCtcatattaattttcttttcctcATTACCTTTTTTTGAAGGTGTAAATGTATCTTAAAAGCGGGATACGTGTATCCATCATATCAAATTCGTGTCCATCAACCAGAATACGTGTCGGACGAGATAGAATCGAGAGCATCGGGCAAGTTTCGTATCCGATCAACTATCGGATATGGGATACGGGAGGACCAAACAGAAGTATGCGTGCATCATAGGTCGGCGCAGATGCTGGGGAAGGGGAGCGTAGGGGCCACTTTCAAGGTGGTGATGGACAGCGGAGACACGGTGGTGGTGAAGAGGGTGAGGGAGAGGAGAAATGGCGAGAAGGAAATCGATGGGTTTTTGAGGCAGATTGGCGGGCTGAGGCACCCCAACATCGCCGCCCTCAGAGCCTACCACAATTCGAGCCACGAGCTGCTTTTGGTCTACGATTTCTTCCCGGGCGGAAGCTTGCATTCCGCGCTGCACGGAAACCGAGGACCTGGAAGAACGCCGCTTGCTTGGGCCGCAAGGTTGAAGCTCGCTGCCGGGTCTGCGGAGGGACTGGCCTTCCTCCATGGCTGCAGTAAATCCAAGCTCTTGCACGGAAACCTCACTTCGTCGAACATATTGGTGGATCGAATGGGGAACGCCTGCCTTGCCAACATCGGACTCCAGCAGCTCCTCCCTGCTCCGTTTTCATCAAGTGCATACAGAGCTCCTGAACTGATGGTGTC includes:
- the LOC103440860 gene encoding probable leucine-rich repeat receptor-like protein kinase At1g68400, translating into MLQKQKSFHFFSLFLFFSFFSLSLSNPETTALLALKSSTDTFNSLSSWVASSDPCSGTWFGVACDPATRRVTRIVLENLNLTGSAHQLTQLAHLKLLSLNRNRLSSSLDFSAWHNLNHMYLSHNRFDGALPAGISRQRHLPRLDLSHNQFSGEIPLAEFAQLPHLLTLRLESNSFTGGSRLVAMGLVVGPEKAKTWRCWKGAGESTRWAIC
- the LOC139187575 gene encoding probable leucine-rich repeat receptor-like protein kinase At1g68400 encodes the protein MKNLQKLKYDTLWIRCKCILKAGYVYPSYQIRVHQPEYVSDEIESRASGKFRIRSTIGYGIREDQTEVCVHHRSAQMLGKGSVGATFKVVMDSGDTVVVKRVRERRNGEKEIDGFLRQIGGLRHPNIAALRAYHNSSHELLLVYDFFPGGSLHSALHGNRGPGRTPLAWAARLKLAAGSAEGLAFLHGCSKSKLLHGNLTSSNILVDRMGNACLANIGLQQLLPAPFSSSAYRAPELMVSNDKTPRKFTQKCDVYSFGVVLLEISTGRMPAEEGETNLAAWVKTAVQKECNTWEVLDFELFGDRASEGEMWALLEVALLCLTPLPKDRPTIGVVHRMIDGIRNKGVREDGAKFILDELTSGSSSSSHSARTS